A stretch of DNA from Methylobacterium sp. CB376:
ACCCGGCCGCGGCCCAGCGCCAGAACCTCGCCCTTCTCGGGCAGGTCCACCCCCACCCCCTCGCCCCGCGGGTAGCGGAAGGCGATCGGGCCGGCATCGTGCGCGTGGGCGGTCGCCACCATGTGCACCAGCTCCGCCTCGTCGGCGGCCGCCATCACCACCATGTTGGGCAGGCAGCACAGGTAGGCCAGGTCGAAGGCCCCCGCATGCGTCGCCCCGTCCGCCCCGACCAGGCCGGCCCGGTCGAGCGCGAAGCGCACCGGCAGGTTCTGCAGCGCCACGTCGTGCACGACCTGGTCGTAGGCCCGCTGCAGGAAGGTCGAGTAGATCGCGCAGAACGGCCGGTAGCCCTCCGCCGCCAGCCCGGCCGCGAAGGTCACGGCGTGCTGCTCGGCGATGCCGACGTCGAAGGTGCGCCCCGGATGGGCCTTGGCGAACAGGTCGACCCCGGTGCCGGAGGGCATCGCGGCGGTGATCGCCACCACCTTGTCGTCGGCGTCCGCCGCCTTGACCAGGCTCTCGCCGAACACCCGGGTGTAGGTCGGGGCGTTGGCCTTGGCCTTGACCTGCTGGCCGGAGACGACGTCGAACTTGACCACGGCGTGGCCGCGGTCGGCGGCGGCCTCGGCGGGGGCGTAGCCCTTGCCCTTCTGGGTGACGACGTGGACCAGGACCGGCCCCTCGGGCGCGTCGCGGACGTTCTTGAGGATGGGCAGCAGGTGGTCGAGGTTGTGGCCGTCGATCGGGCCGACGTAGTGGAAGCCGAGCTCCTCGAACATGGTGCCGCCGCCCGCCAGGATGCCGCGGGCGTATTCCTCGGCGCGCACGGCGGTGTCGTAGAGGGCCTTGGGCAGCAGGCGGCCGAACTGGCGGGCGGTGTCGCGCAGGGAGCGGTAGGTGTCGCCGGAGACCAGGCGGGCGAGGTAGGCCGACATGGCGCCGACCGGGGGCGCGATGGACATGTCGTTGTCGTTGAGGATGACGACGAGGCGGGAGCGCAGGGCGCCGGCGTTG
This window harbors:
- the dxs gene encoding 1-deoxy-D-xylulose-5-phosphate synthase, with product MSPLSLPLLDRVRDPSELRALPESDLAQLAAELRAETIDAVSVTGGHLGAGLGVVELTVALHYVFHTPDDRLIWDVGHQAYPHKILTGRRDRIRTLRQGGGLSGFTKRAESPYDPFGAAHSSTSISAGLGMAVARDLAEAAARARGETPERRNVVAVIGDGSISAGMAYEAMNNAGALRSRLVVILNDNDMSIAPPVGAMSAYLARLVSGDTYRSLRDTARQFGRLLPKALYDTAVRAEEYARGILAGGGTMFEELGFHYVGPIDGHNLDHLLPILKNVRDAPEGPVLVHVVTQKGKGYAPAEAAADRGHAVVKFDVVSGQQVKAKANAPTYTRVFGESLVKAADADDKVVAITAAMPSGTGVDLFAKAHPGRTFDVGIAEQHAVTFAAGLAAEGYRPFCAIYSTFLQRAYDQVVHDVALQNLPVRFALDRAGLVGADGATHAGAFDLAYLCCLPNMVVMAAADEAELVHMVATAHAHDAGPIAFRYPRGEGVGVDLPEKGEVLALGRGRVIRRPEGARVALVSLGTRLAEALKAAEQLEERGIGVTVADARFAKPLDEGLLLDLAGSHEVLVTVEEGSTGGFGAMVLHLLAGRGALDAGTVRVRTLTLPDSYQDHDTPERMYAQAGLDAPAIVRAVEHALPDEPRAAKRPARDSNVVSVSRRPR